The Burkholderia pyrrocinia genomic sequence CACGAAGCGCACGCGCGCCTTCACGCTCACGCGCGGCAACTCGATCAGCCGGTACCCGTACGACGTATAGCAATCGACCATCGCGTCGTAGGTGCGCACGGCTTCCGCGAAATCCTGCCGGCGCTCGGTGTCCTGCGCATAGATGTCCGGCCAGGGCGGCGCGATGAACACGCGCCGGTGATAACGGAAACGGCGCGCCGCGGCTTCCGCGTGCGCGGGCACGGCCAGCCCCGTCAGCCGCAAATAGCCGACCACGTCCGGCACGCCGCGGTCGAAGAACACGGGCCCGCGCGCATGCCGCGCGAGATGGTACGAGCGCATCTCCCAGCTCAGCATCAGCTCGGCGAACGCGGCCGGGTCGCGCCACGGCAGCGCGTGGCCGTCGACGGCCACCTGGTCGCGGATCACGCCTCGCCCGGCCTCCTGCGAGCGCGCGAAACCGGCGCGCTCGAGCGCGTCGAGCAACGTGCTCTTGCCCGAGCCCGGGCCGCCCGTCACAACGAAGAAACGGCCGGTGGCGTCGTCGGTAGCGTCTTCGCGCTCGGCCCCGGCTCCCTGCGCGAACTCACGCATGCGCGACCCGCCGGCCCGCGCGCTGCGTGACCGATACGGCCGCCGCGACACTGCGCAAGTCGGCGACGAACGTATCGCGCCAGACCGACAGGTCGTTCTCCCGCAGCCGCGCGAGGTTCTCCTCGTGACGCGCCTGGCGCTCCGCGAGCGGCATCGACAGCGCGCGCTCGAGCGCCTCGGCCATCTGCGACAGGTCGTACGGATTGACGAGAAGCGCGCCGGTCAGCTCGGCCGCCGCACCCGCGAACTCCGACAGCACGAGCACGCCCGGATCGGCCGGATCCTGCGACGCGACGTACTCCTTCGCGACGAGATTCATCCCGTCGCGCAGCGGCGTCACGTAGCCGACTTGCGACATCCGGAAGAACGCCATCAGCAGGTTGCGCTCGTACTTGCGGTTCAGGTACTGGATCGGCGTCCAGTCGAGCTGCGAAAAACGGCCGTTGATGCGTCCGGCTTCGCCTTCGAGCGTTTCGCGGATGTCCTGGTAGGTCTGCACGTCGGAACGCGTCGGTGGAGCGATCTGCACGAGCGACACGCGCCCCTGCCAGCCCGGAGCGTTCGCGAGCATTCGTTCGAACGACTGGAAGCGCTCGACGAGCCCCTTCGAATAATCGAGGCGGTCGACGCTCATCACGAGCTTGCGGCCGTCGAGCGCCTCGCGCAGCATCTTCACCGGCTTGCGCGCGCCGTACTGGACGGCCGCCTGCGCAATCGCGTCCGGATGCACGCCGATCGGATAGGCGGCGACCTTCACGACGCGGCCGTGCGCGTGCAGCATCCCGTCGTCGCTCGCCGCGCCTATGCCGCGCCGCTCGATGTAATCGGTGAACGCCTGCTTGTCGGCATCGGTCTGGAAGCCCGCGACGTCGTACGCGCACATGAACTTCACGAGTTCCTCGTGCGGCGGCACGAGGCGCAGCATGTCGGGCGACGGAAACGGGATGTGCAGGAAGAAGCCGATCGGGTTCTTCACGCCGAGCTCGCGCAGGAAATGCGCGAACGGCAGCAGATGGTAGTCGTGTACCCAGATCAGGTCGTCGGGCCGCAGCAGCGCGGCGAGCTGCTTCGCGAGCATCGCGTTCACGCGCAGATACCCTGCGTACTCCTGCCGGTCGAAGCGCGCAAGATCGCCGCGGTAATGGAACACCGGCCACAGCGTCGCGTTCGAGAAGCCGCGGTAGTACTGGTCGTAGTCACGCCGGGTCAGCCCGACCGTCGCGTAGGTCACGTTGCCGTCCCGCTGGATCGCGGGCTCGGCGTCCGGTGCACCGACGATCTCGCCGTTCCAGCCGAACCAGACGCCGCCCGTTTCCTTCAGCGCGTCCATCACGCCGACGGCGAGGCCGCCCGCGCTCGGGCGCGTGTCCTCGCCGGCGGCGACACGGTTCGATACCACGATCAATCTGCTCATGCGGCTTCCCCTCCTCGATTCGATTGGCTGGCGCGGCGCGCGCGCCAAGGCGGACGCGGCTGCCCGAAGGCGGCCGCGCGGCGATTCAGTTCCGAGAAATGCAATGAAATGCGGCAGCGGAATGCGACGACGGGATCAAGCGTCCTGCTCCTGGCCGAGGTCGCGTTGATAGTCGAGCCCTTCCGGGCGGGCGCCGCCCTGGTTGTGATCGCCGTCGGACGGCGTCTCGCCGGGCGCGCCGGCAGGCGGTGCGGATGGTGCGTCGGTGTGCGGACGCGGTTGGTCTGCTCCCGCGTCGGGTGGCCGGTGCGAAAACCGTTTCGAACGGCGCATGGCTGGGTGTCTCATATGCGGTGCGGCTCGAAGCCGTCGTAGAAACATTCCATAACAAAACAGTCTAGGTCGGTTCTTTGCGCGCCAAGGTAACAATTACCTTCAATTTGTAACGTTTCGACCCCTCGTCAGCCACCTGTCCGAAAATAGCGCCGCGCGCACGCGCGGCATGCCGTCCGGCGATTTGTCAAAGCTTTGCATTTTTCCCATGACAATTGCGAAACAATGACGCGGCATGGGGCGCGCATGCGTCGCCGCTCACCCAGACAGGACTTGCATTCAGGGATGAACACTCGTTTCGAATTGTCGCGCCGGGCCATGCCGGCGCGCGTCGTGCTGGCCGCACTCGCCACGGCTGCACTGCTGTCCGGCTGCAACTCGCTGTACAGCGAAGGCGCGACAGCCGGTGCCGGTATCGCGGGCGCCGCGATCGCTTCCAAGGTCACCAACAACGCCGCCGTCGCGACGGGCATCGGCCTCGGCGCCGTGGCCGGCGCGCGTGCGGGTGTCCAGTACTCGCAGCGCGTCGCGCACCGCTATACGCAGGAACAGATCGCGAAGGCGGCCGGCCCGCTCGACGTGGGCGGCGTCGCGCCGTGGTCGACGCACCACTCGTTCCCCATCGAGGACGACGAGCAGGGCCGCGTGACGGTCAGCCGGACGATCAGCGTCGGTCCGCTCGACTGCAAGGAAATCGTGTTCGCGGTCGACACGCCCGCGAAGGCCGACAAGGCTGCGCAATCGGCGTTCTACGTCGCCACCATCTGCCGCGACGGCCCCGTATGGAAATGGGCGTCGGCCGAACCGGCAACCGAACGCTGGGGCGCGCTGCAATGAGCGTCGCGATCCGTATCGCGGCGATCGGCGCGCTTTGCGCGGCGGCGGCCACGCTGTCGGGCTGCGGGTCGGTCGGCGCGGCGAGCGGCGCGCTCGCCGGCGCGGCAACGGGCCTCGTCACCGCGAACCCGGCGGTCGGCGTCGGCGTCGGGATTGCCGTGCAGGCCGCGACCGACGAGGCCGTCAACCGCACGATGAAGCAGCTCCATCAGAACCAGCAGGACGCGATCGCGAAGGCAGCCGGCAGCCTGGCCGTCGGCGAAGTGAAACCGTGGAAGGTGAAGAACACGCTGCCGCTGGAAAACGGCGAAGGCGAAGTGCGCGTCACGCGCGCGTACTCGTCGGCGCTCGCGCTGTGCAAGGAATTCGCGTTCTCGGTGAAGGACGGCGACAAGGCCGACTGGTATTTCGCGAATGCGTGCCAGCAAGGCACGCACTGGAAGTGGGCGTCGGCCGAACCGGCCGTCGACCGCTGGGGCAATTTGCAGTAACTGGGCGATGCGCCGCGCGTGATGCGTGCGGCGCGGCGCACGCGGCTGCCGGGCCGCACGGCCCGGCACGATCGATCAGGACTCGACGTCCTCGAGGCTGAAGATCTCGGTCTGATCGTTGTACGAGAAGATCTCGCCGTAACGGCCCCAGTCGATCACCGCGTCGAGCGTTTCCTCGGCCGCGCCGTCCGACAGGGAATCCTCGAGCTCCTGCTCGAAGCGCACACGCGGCGCACGATGGCCCGGGCGCTCGTTCAGCACCTTCTTGATCCGTGCGGCCAGCGGCACGTGCTTCAGCAGGTGATCCGCGAACATCAGCTTGCGCTCCTGCGTGCCGAATTCCGCGAACACGCGCCCCGGCGGCGTCAGGAACACGTCGCCTTCCCGCACGTCCGCGAAACCGAGGTACTGCAGCACTTCGGCGATCGGAAACAGATCGTCGACTTCCAGATGCAGCGTGCGCGCGATTTCCGGCATGTCCGCGCGGCCGTGGTACGGCGCCATCGCGAGCGTTTCGATCAGGCCGGCCATCAGGTTGGTCGACACCTGCGGCAGCCAGCTGCCGAGCTCGAGCCCCTTCTTCGTCGCCTCGCCGGTCTGGCGGGCCGTCATCTTCGCGTAGATATCGTCGACGAGCTTGCGGAACGCCGGATCGAGCCGGTTGCGCGGGTGCTTGAACGGCACCTTGATCTCGGCGATCACGCGGCCCGGATTCGACGACAGCACGAGAATCCGGTCGCACATGAACACGGCTTCCTCGATGTTGTGCGTGACGATCAGCACCGACTTGATCGGCATCCGGCCCTGCGTCCACAGGTCGAGCAGGTCGGTACGCAGCGTTTCGGCGGTCAGCACGTCGAGCGCCGAGAACGGTTCGTCCATCAGCAGGATCGTCGGATCGACGACGAGTGCGCGCGCAAAACCGACGCGCTGGCGCATGCCGCCCGACAGCTCGCGCGGGTACGCGTTCTCGAAACCGTCGAGACCGATCAGGTCGATCGCGGCCAGCGCGCGCTCGCGCCGCTCGCGCGCGCCGACGCCGAGCGCCTCGAGGCCGGCCTCCACGTTCTGCAGCACGGTCAGCCACGGGAACAGCGCGAAGGTCTGGAACACCATCGCGACGCCTTCGGCCGGGCCGCGCAGCGGCTGGCCGAGGTAGGTCACTTCACCGCCGGTCGGCTCGATCAGCCCGGCGATGATTCGCAGCAGCGTCGACTTGCCCGAGCCCGAACGGCCGAGCAGCCCGACGATCTCGCCTTCGCGCAGCGACAGGTTCGCGTCGTCGAGCACGAGCAGCTCGCCCTGCGTCTTGTTGAAACCGCGGCAGACGTGATCGACGCGCAGGATTTCCTCGCCGAGGCGCGGCGGCTGGGACGTCTGGACGGGGGCGTTTACAGCATTCGGATTGTGCATCGCGTTTCGCTCTCAATCGGTCTCAGTCGAGCCGCAGCTTCGCTTCGGCGAAGGCATACAGCGGACGCCACAGCAGACGGTTGAACAGGGTGACGAACAGGGACATCACGGCGATGCCCAGGATGATCTTCGGAAAGTCGCCGGCGGCGGTCGTTTGCGCGATGTACGCGCCGAGGCCGTGCGCCTCGATCTTGGTGTTGCCCCACTGCACGGCTTCCGACACGATGCTCGCGTTCCACGCGCCGCCCGATGCGGTGATCGCGCCGGTCACGTAGTACGGGAAGATGCCGGGCAGAATCGCCTGCCGCCACCACTGCCAGCCGCGGATGCGGAAGTTCGTCGCCGCTTCGCGATAGTCGTTCGGGTAGGACGTTGCGCCGGCGATCACGTTGAACAGGATATACCACTGCGTGCCGAGCACGATCAGCGGCGACAGCCAGATGTCGGGGTTCAGGTGGAAGCGCGCGATCACGATCACGAACACCGGGAACAGCAGGTTGGCCGGGAACGCGGCAAGGAACTGCGCGAGCGGCTGCAGCTTCTCGGCCAGCCTCGGGCGCAGCCCGACCCACACGCCGATCGGCACCCAGATCACGGACGCGACCGCGATCAGCACGACCACGCGCAGCAGCGTGATGAGCCCGAGCATGAGCACGTGACCGACCTCGGCCATCGTCACGCCGGTCGAAACGAAACTGACGACCCGCCACACGATATAGGCCGTGCCGATCAGCACGAGGGTCGCCCATGCGATGTCGACCGTGCGCGACGCCTTCTTCTCGACGCGCGGCAGCGTGAAGCGCATCGCGCCCGACAGCGGCAGGCGCAGCGGAATCCGCGCCGCCTTGGCGAAGAACCAGCCGGCCGGCACGAGCAGTTGATGGATCAGGCGCGTGCGGCGCACGAGGTCGAGCAGCCAGGACTCCGGCGCATTGCCCGAGCTCGTGTTCTCCATCCGGAACTTGTCGGCCCACGCGACGAGCGGGCGGAACAGGAACTGGTCATAGGCGAGGATCACGACCGTCATCGTGAGGATCACCCAGCCGATCGCGCCGAAGTTCTTGTCCGAGATGGCCTGCGCGAGATACGCACCGATCCCCGGCAGCGTGATCGTCTGGTTGCCGACGGTGATCGCCTCCGACGCGACGACGAAGAACCAGCCGCCCGACATCGACATCATCATGTTCCAGATCAGGCCCGGCATCGAGAACGGCACCTCGAGCTTCCAGAAGCGCTGCCAGGAAGTCAGGTGGAAGCCCCGCGACACTTCGTCGAGATCGCGCGGCACCGTGCGCAGCGACTGGTAGAAGCTGAACGTCATGTTCCACGCCTGGCTCGTGAAGATCGCGAAGATCGCCGCAAGCTCCGCGCCGAGCACCCGGCTCGGGAACAGCGCGAGGAAGAACGTGACCGTAAACGAGATGAACCCGAGCACCGGCACCGACTGCAGGATGTCGAGGATCGGGATCAGCACCATGCCCGCGCGGCGGCTCTTGGCCGCGAGCGTACCGTAGACGAGCGTAAACACGAGCGCCGCGACCATCGCGGCCAGCATCCGCAGCGTGGTGCGCAACGCGTATTCGGGCAGGTTCGACGGATCGAGCGAGATCTTCTGCGTCTGCAGCACGCCGATCGGCGCCATCGTTTCGTGGAAGCCGACGACCGCCATTGCGATCAGGCAGATGATCAGCGGAAACGCGATGAAGTCCCACCGGTTCGGCAGAACGCGCCACGCGGACGCGTTGGCGGTCCGGTTCGGATTGAAGAATCCGACGTCCATCAGGCGCCCTCCCCGGTAAGGCCGAACGAAGCCGGCAGTCGATGTTGATTCATGGCAAAGCGCACGGGCGCGGTAATTCGATTGACTGACGATCTCGCGCGGGCGCAATGCGCCGTGCGTGCAAGCTGCGCCCCGCGCGGTCGCGGTCGAGTCGGCCCGCGACGGCACGACACTACACCAACCTGTATTTCAGGTACAACCGTCCGGGGACGGCGCGCAGGCGGCGCACGGATCGTGCCCGGCGCGCGGGCGGACGGCGGGTGCACGGTACGGAGCAGCCCGGCCGCAGTCCTTCGGCCGGCATGCAGGCCCGAATTATGCCGTGATCCGGGCCGGCCGTGAACCCGCCAGCGGCACGCGGGTGCAAACCGTGCCGGGCATCAACAGCCGGACGAGGCGAAGCGGGTATGATCGGGGCTAGCCCCCGGGGTCTGTTGCGGCCGTTCTCGTGGCAACGCATGCGCGCTCCATAGGTAAACAGACCCCGGGGATCGATCGACGAGCGGGAGGAAGGGAATGGCAGGAAACTTGGTGATCGTCTGCCGCGATCAGGATGCCGACGCGTTCTACGAACTGATGCAGGAGTATGGGTCGTTCCAGACGCGGCTGTCGTCGACGGCGTGGTACCTGAACATGAACGTCGTGCCGGAATCGCTGCAGGAGGAAATCCTGGAGCGCCTCGGCCGCTATACGACCGTCTACATCTTCGAGGCCACCACCGTGACCTACAACACGATCGACAGCAACGCGGCCGAGACGCTCGGCACGCTGTTCGGCGAATGATGCCGCGCGGCGCTTGCCGGCCCGGGCAGGCGCCGCAGCCGCTTATGCGGCCTGTGCGTGGGGTTCGTCCTTCGGCACGACCTCGAACGGGAACGTCATCGCGACGCGCAGGCCGCCTTCGGGGCGGTTGCCGATGTCGCACGCCCCGCCCAGCCTGAGCACGAGCCGCTCGACGATCGCGAGCCCGAGCCCGCTGTGGCCGTTGCCGCCGCGCGCGGGGTCGAGCCGCACGAACGGCCGCGTCGCGACCGCGAGGTCGCGCGGCGCAATCCCGCCGCCGCTGTCGCTGACCGCCAGCACGTAGCCGGTCGGCGTGCGCGCCGTCTCGACGAATACGGGCGGTGCGCCGTACGCATGCGCGTTGTCCAGCAGGTTCGACAGGATCCGGTCGAGCGTCGCCGTCGGCAGCCGGAAGCCCGGATCGGCGTCGAGCCGCGTCTGGACCGTCGGCGCGTTCGGCGCGACCGCGCGATAGCTGCGTGCGATCCGCTCGCACGCCTGGTCGACCGGCACCGGCTCGCTGCGATCGGACCCGCCGTGCGCAAACACCAGAAACTGGTCGACGATGTGCGACATCGAGTCGACGTCGCGCACGACGCCGTCGCGCAAGCGCGCGTCGTCCATCATTTCCGCGCGCAGGCGCATCCGCGCAAGCGGCGTGCGCAGGTCGTGCGCGACGCCCGCCAGCATCACCGCGCGGTCGTTGTCGGCCTGCGACACCTGCTCGACCATCTGGTTGAAGCCATGCGTGAGCTGGCGCAGCTCGCGCGGGCCGCGCTCGCGCAGCGGCGGCACCGGCTGCCCGCGGCCGAAGCGCGCGACCGCGCGCGCGAGCGAGCGCAGCGGCTGCTGCAGCTGCCAGGCCGCGAACAGCGCGGCGATCACGCCGGCCGAGAAGATCGTGCCGAGCCATAGCAGCATCCGGTCCAGCGAGCGCGGCGGACGCAGCGGCTGCACGGGCACCACGATCCAGTTGCGGTCGGTCGGCTCCTTGACCCACAGCACCGGCGGATGGCCCGGCGCGCCGATCTCGACGCGCGTACCGGGCGGCATCCGCTCGCTGACATCGTCGCGGAACCGCTTGAGCGCCGCCGGCAGGTTCGACAGATCGCCGTTCGGCACGTCGGCGCTGTCCGGCGTCACGAGCCGCACGCGCGACGGCAACGGCTGGTCGGGCGTGCGCTCGACGTGCTGGCGCACCGCGTCGACCAGGAACGCGGCCTCCTCGACCGCGTAGCGCGTCTGCATCTGGTTGCGCTCGAGCCGCATCGCGAAAAACCACGCGAAGTGCGACAGGAGCAGGACGCCAACGACGAGCAGCGCGAGCCGCCCGAACAGCGAATCAATGGGTTTGCGCATGGGCCTCGCCGTCGGGCACGAACACGTAGCCGCGCCCGCGGACCGTCTGGATGAAGCGCGGCGTCGACGGATCAGTTTCGAGGATGCGGCGCAGGCGCCACACCTGGACGTCGATGCCGCGGTCGGTGCCGTCGTACTCGGGCCCGTGCAGCAGCTCGAGCAGCCGCTCGCGCGTGAGCGTGCGCAGCGCATGGTTCACGAAGATCTTCAGCAGCGCGAATTCACTGCTCGACAGCGTCGCCGGCTTGCCGTCGACCGACAGCGTGCGCGCCTGGAAGTCGAGCACGAAGCGGCCGAACGCGAACGGCTCGCGCTGTTCGGGCGCGGCCGCCGACGGCGTCGCGCGGCGGCGGCGCAGCACGGCCTGCACGCGCGCGAGCAGCTCGCGCGGGTTGAACGGCTTGCCGAGGTAGTCGTCGGCGCCGAGTTCGAGCCCGACGATGCGGTCGACGTCGTCCGCACGCGCGGTCAGCATGATCACGGGAATGTCGTCGCCGGCCGCGCGCAACTGGCGCAGCGCGGTCAGGCCGTCCACGCCCGGCATCATCAGGTCCAGCACGATCAGGTCGGGCCGCTCGCGCTCGAGACGCTTCTCGAGCGTCGCCGCGTCGTGCAGCACGGACACTTCCATCCCCTGGCGCACGAGATAGTCGCGCAGCAGGTCTCGGAGTTCTTGGTCGTCGTCGACGATGAGGATCTGGGTAGTCATGGCTCGAAGTTTACCGCGCGAGGGCGGAGTCGAAGAACGAAACAAAGGGATGAAAGGGTTACTGCGGGTTACGGCGCAAGGGAACTGTAATGCGCGGTAACCGGGCCGCCGCCC encodes the following:
- a CDS encoding response regulator: MTTQILIVDDDQELRDLLRDYLVRQGMEVSVLHDAATLEKRLERERPDLIVLDLMMPGVDGLTALRQLRAAGDDIPVIMLTARADDVDRIVGLELGADDYLGKPFNPRELLARVQAVLRRRRATPSAAAPEQREPFAFGRFVLDFQARTLSVDGKPATLSSSEFALLKIFVNHALRTLTRERLLELLHGPEYDGTDRGIDVQVWRLRRILETDPSTPRFIQTVRGRGYVFVPDGEAHAQTH
- the otsA gene encoding alpha,alpha-trehalose-phosphate synthase (UDP-forming) is translated as MSRLIVVSNRVAAGEDTRPSAGGLAVGVMDALKETGGVWFGWNGEIVGAPDAEPAIQRDGNVTYATVGLTRRDYDQYYRGFSNATLWPVFHYRGDLARFDRQEYAGYLRVNAMLAKQLAALLRPDDLIWVHDYHLLPFAHFLRELGVKNPIGFFLHIPFPSPDMLRLVPPHEELVKFMCAYDVAGFQTDADKQAFTDYIERRGIGAASDDGMLHAHGRVVKVAAYPIGVHPDAIAQAAVQYGARKPVKMLREALDGRKLVMSVDRLDYSKGLVERFQSFERMLANAPGWQGRVSLVQIAPPTRSDVQTYQDIRETLEGEAGRINGRFSQLDWTPIQYLNRKYERNLLMAFFRMSQVGYVTPLRDGMNLVAKEYVASQDPADPGVLVLSEFAGAAAELTGALLVNPYDLSQMAEALERALSMPLAERQARHEENLARLRENDLSVWRDTFVADLRSVAAAVSVTQRAGRRVAHA
- a CDS encoding ABC transporter ATP-binding protein; the encoded protein is MHNPNAVNAPVQTSQPPRLGEEILRVDHVCRGFNKTQGELLVLDDANLSLREGEIVGLLGRSGSGKSTLLRIIAGLIEPTGGEVTYLGQPLRGPAEGVAMVFQTFALFPWLTVLQNVEAGLEALGVGARERRERALAAIDLIGLDGFENAYPRELSGGMRQRVGFARALVVDPTILLMDEPFSALDVLTAETLRTDLLDLWTQGRMPIKSVLIVTHNIEEAVFMCDRILVLSSNPGRVIAEIKVPFKHPRNRLDPAFRKLVDDIYAKMTARQTGEATKKGLELGSWLPQVSTNLMAGLIETLAMAPYHGRADMPEIARTLHLEVDDLFPIAEVLQYLGFADVREGDVFLTPPGRVFAEFGTQERKLMFADHLLKHVPLAARIKKVLNERPGHRAPRVRFEQELEDSLSDGAAEETLDAVIDWGRYGEIFSYNDQTEIFSLEDVES
- a CDS encoding ABC transporter permease, which gives rise to MDVGFFNPNRTANASAWRVLPNRWDFIAFPLIICLIAMAVVGFHETMAPIGVLQTQKISLDPSNLPEYALRTTLRMLAAMVAALVFTLVYGTLAAKSRRAGMVLIPILDILQSVPVLGFISFTVTFFLALFPSRVLGAELAAIFAIFTSQAWNMTFSFYQSLRTVPRDLDEVSRGFHLTSWQRFWKLEVPFSMPGLIWNMMMSMSGGWFFVVASEAITVGNQTITLPGIGAYLAQAISDKNFGAIGWVILTMTVVILAYDQFLFRPLVAWADKFRMENTSSGNAPESWLLDLVRRTRLIHQLLVPAGWFFAKAARIPLRLPLSGAMRFTLPRVEKKASRTVDIAWATLVLIGTAYIVWRVVSFVSTGVTMAEVGHVLMLGLITLLRVVVLIAVASVIWVPIGVWVGLRPRLAEKLQPLAQFLAAFPANLLFPVFVIVIARFHLNPDIWLSPLIVLGTQWYILFNVIAGATSYPNDYREAATNFRIRGWQWWRQAILPGIFPYYVTGAITASGGAWNASIVSEAVQWGNTKIEAHGLGAYIAQTTAAGDFPKIILGIAVMSLFVTLFNRLLWRPLYAFAEAKLRLD
- a CDS encoding AAA family ATPase, whose protein sequence is MREFAQGAGAEREDATDDATGRFFVVTGGPGSGKSTLLDALERAGFARSQEAGRGVIRDQVAVDGHALPWRDPAAFAELMLSWEMRSYHLARHARGPVFFDRGVPDVVGYLRLTGLAVPAHAEAAARRFRYHRRVFIAPPWPDIYAQDTERRQDFAEAVRTYDAMVDCYTSYGYRLIELPRVSVKARVRFVMDALDAA
- a CDS encoding ATP-binding protein yields the protein MRKPIDSLFGRLALLVVGVLLLSHFAWFFAMRLERNQMQTRYAVEEAAFLVDAVRQHVERTPDQPLPSRVRLVTPDSADVPNGDLSNLPAALKRFRDDVSERMPPGTRVEIGAPGHPPVLWVKEPTDRNWIVVPVQPLRPPRSLDRMLLWLGTIFSAGVIAALFAAWQLQQPLRSLARAVARFGRGQPVPPLRERGPRELRQLTHGFNQMVEQVSQADNDRAVMLAGVAHDLRTPLARMRLRAEMMDDARLRDGVVRDVDSMSHIVDQFLVFAHGGSDRSEPVPVDQACERIARSYRAVAPNAPTVQTRLDADPGFRLPTATLDRILSNLLDNAHAYGAPPVFVETARTPTGYVLAVSDSGGGIAPRDLAVATRPFVRLDPARGGNGHSGLGLAIVERLVLRLGGACDIGNRPEGGLRVAMTFPFEVVPKDEPHAQAA